A window of Macrococcus sp. 19Msa1099 genomic DNA:
CTTGGTAGAGCTTTAATAATTCTTCCGCAATATCCTCAACGTTCTTTTGAACACGCGCTTTCGTTTTTTTCCACTCTGTTCCGCCAAGTTTATTGAGCTTTGGATCCTTATCTTCTGAACCAACGAATTTTTGTACTTGGCTCATCTGATCAACAGGGACAAACAGTTGATCCGTACCTTTATATTGAATCTTAATATAGTCTTTATGCAGTTTATTAACGAGCAATGTCTCTACACCAAGATAACGGCCAACACCGTGATGTGTATGAACAACATAATCACCTATATTTAGTTCTTGATACGATTTTATTTTCTCAGCATTTGATAATTTTTTTTGAGTACGTTTTGGTTTTTCTTTACGTAACTTAAACAGTTCTCGCTCCGTTATAACAACTAGTTTCATATAAGGAAGTTCGAGCCCTTCTGAAAGATCCCCTTGTACAATTGTAGATATACCAGGCTTGCTTTCATCGATATTAAATGTTACTGGAAGATTCATATCAGTGAGCATCGACTTAATCTTTTCTTTTCGCGTATCATTTGTTGCTAACACCACTATATTAAAGTCATTCTTACGATAACGATCAAACTCTGAGAACATTAAGTCATATTGACCATAAAATTGTTGCACAGGTTTACATGAAAACTTAAAAACCTCATCGATCACTGCAGTCATACTTGCAGTAAATAAAGTGAAGTACGCAACTTTATGTTTATTCGTAAGTGCTTCTAAACTACCTTCTTTGATAAACGTCTGACCAATAAATCCACGACCAGATTCGATCAGTGATTCCATAAATTCGCTGTTTTCTCGAATCGCCGCATCTTTAGCCTCTATCACACGATTATATTCATCAATCACAATGATGGCATCCTCTTTAAAATAATCTGCAATTGTCGTCTCTTCACGATAGGCAAATTTAACCATGCGACGCAGAATATTATGACTAAACAACTCCGTCATATTAAGTTTTACCGTTTCATAAGTTTCTCTTAAATCATCTCGGACATTCGTCTTAATCTTCGTACGTGTGTTCTCAAATGCTTCGCTGAGATTATCTGACATCAACTTTAAATCTTCAGCAGAAAAAATAAATTCACTTGCAGTCGATAACTCCACCTTATCTATATTATGCAACGAACGTTGACTATCAATATCAAATGCACGAATCGAGTCTACTTCGGTGTCAAATAGTTCGATACGTACAGGTTCACCAATCATTGGGTATATGTCAATGAGTCCTCCACGAACGGAAAATTCTCCTAATGTTGTTACACGTTCTGTCTTTTGATATCCCATATCAATGAGTCGTTGCTGCAATTCCACTAAGTCTATATCAATACCTAACGTAATTTCTAAATGATATTTTAGGAATGTTTCTTTTTGACTAATTAATTTCTCAAGCCCATTCACCGGAATGAGAAATAGCCCATTTTGGCCTTTTGCCAAATGGGTGAGGGTTCTTATACGCTCTTGCATAAGGTCCGGACTCTTTGTAGAGAATTCTTCAATCATGATATCTTGTACAGGAAATTTGAAGACATCTTCTTCATTGACGAGCTGTACGAGATCTCTTTCTAACCTTTCAGCCTGATAAAGGTTGCTTGTAACAACAACCATCTGTTTTTGATGATGCATATAACTTTCAGCGAGCATCATTGCTTTTGCAGATGGGTTTAATCCAGTGATTAGTATATTTTTATTACCGATTGCATTGTTATAATCTTGAAATCGCTCATCTTTATATATGAGTTTATCTATTATTTGTTTCATACATCACCATTATACTGATTCATAATATTTTCAAATCTTTCACCTGCGATGAATGCCTCTACCGCCTTAATAGTCTGATCTATTACTTTATCCATAATAATCATTTCATCATGGGTAAATTTCTGTAAAACAAAGTCAACGACCTTTAAATGGCCCGTCGGTCTACCAATACCGATTCTAATTCTTTTAAACTGATCTGTTCCTAGATGCTGAATCAATGATCTAATACCATTATGTCCCCCAGCAGATCCTTTTTGGCGTAAGCGTAGTCTACCAGGCGGCATATCTAAATCATCATATAATACAAGTAAATCTTCTGTTGAAACATTAAAGTAATCCATCAATGGCCTCACTGCTTCGCCAGACAAGTTCATATATGTCATTGGTTCAATTAGCAGGACTTTTTCACCATTTATCATCGCAATTGTATAGAGACCTTTAAATTTCTGTTGATTGAGCTCTAAATTATATGATTCAACCAAACGATCAACTACCATAAAACCTATATTATGTCTTGTTAATTCATATTTCTTTCCAATATTCCCTAAACCAACAATGCACTTCATAAATTATTCCTCCGAATTAATAATACTTCCATTATAGACAAATTATAATAATAATTCATTAAAGACACAAAAAGAGATGAGACTATAAGCCTCATCCCTAAAAACTAACGTATTATTCAGCTTTTTCTTCGCCTTGAGCGTCCTCTTCAGAAGCTTCTTCACCTTCAGCAGCTTCGCCTTCTTCTGACTCTACTTCGACTGTTGGTGGAACTACAGATACAATCGCTTCATCGTCTTCATTATTAATTGTATAAGCTTTACCTGATTTCAAATCTCCTACCATAATTGAGTCTCCGATATTTAATTCAGTTACATCAACTTCAATCGTTTCAGGAATTTCATCTGGTGTAGCTGTTACAGATAACTGGAACAGTGGCTGTTGAACTACGCCACCTTCTTTAACACCTTGAGCTTCGCCTGTTAAATTTATAACAACATCTACCGTTAATTCAGATTTCATATTAATTGCTAAGAAGTCAATATGCGTAACCTTATTTTTAAGAGGATCGACTTGATAATCTGAAACCATAACTTTAATAGTTTTTGCACCCACTCCTAGTTCAATAACTCCGTTGCGCCCAACTTCACGAATAACTTTAACGAATTCAGGCTCATCTACTTTAACTGAAGTATTTGATGCACCGTAGCCATAAACAACTGCAGGAATCTTACCTTCATTTCTAATCTTGTTTAGTTCACCTTTAGTTTGTTTACCTTGTCTAATAATTGCTTTTAATGAAGTCATAATATAATCTCCTTTTTGCGCACCATCGCGCTCCTACGTTTACCCATCAGTTGTGAAAACCTGCTTGTAAAACGTTTATTGTGTTCATCGATATATTATAAATACCCATTATTTTTAACTAATAAACATAATTTTTAATTTTTAATTTTTACTTCGAAAGATGCAACAAAACCCTTTTTACTATTATGATTGACGGCCTAGACGACTGAATGCTCCTACCCAATTTCTTCTTGTTACTAATCAAATAAAATACTTACAGACTCTTGTTCATATACACGCACAATTGCCTGTGCTAAAAGTTCTCCTACAGATAATTGCTTAATCTTAGCTGGCTTATTCTCTTCTGGTAGAATAATGGAATTTGTTACAACCAGCTCTTTAATAGCCGAGTCCTCGATACGTTGATATGCTGGCCCTGATAGTACAGGGTGCGTACAACATGCATATACCTCTTTAGCACCTTTATCAATCAGCGCTTGAGCAGCAAGTGTAATTGTACCAGCAGTATCAATAATATCATCGATGATAATCGCCGTCTTACCATTGATATCTCCTACAATATTCATAACTTCTGCTACATTCGGTTTTGGACGACGTTTATCAATAATCGCAATCGGCGCTTTTAATCGATCTGCCATCTTACGTGCACGTGTCACCCCACCATGGTCAGGTGATACAACTACGATAGACTCTTTGTCAATCCCTTCTTTCGCATCGAAATAATCTGAAAGAATCGGAACACCCATGAGGTGGTCAATTGGAATATTGAAAAATCCTTGAATTTGCGGCGCATGTAAATCAAGAGCAATTACACGGTCTGCTCCTGCTTTTTCCATCATATCTGCAACAAGTTTTGCCGTAATTGGTTCCCGACTTCTTGCTTTACGATCTTGTCTTGCATAGCCATAATATGGCATCACGATGTTAATAGTTTCTGCTGAAGCACGCTTTAGTGCGTCAATCATAATTAATAGTTCCATTAAGCGTTCGTTAACAGGATTTGAAGTAGGTTGAACGATGAATACATCACATCCTCGAATACTTTCTTCAATATTAATTTGAACTTCCCCGTCACTAAAACGTTTAACACTTGATTTTCCTAAAGGAATACCTACGACTTTAGCAATTTCCTCTGCTAAAGGTTTATTACCATTTAATGCAAAGATTTTTAAAGACGTATTCTTATATTCGCTGTTCATCATTTTTTAAGCCTCCGTTTTGAAATATGAATATTTATTTATCATAATAGCCATCTTTAGTTGTCTGACGCGCACGACCTAGTGCCAGACTTTTTTCAGGTACATCATCAGTAATGGTAGAACCTGCTGCGATAAAGGATTCATCGCCAATTGTAACAGGTGCAACTAGATTCGAGTTGCAACCGATAAACGCATCTTTCCCAACAATTGTTTTAAATTTATTTGTACCATCATAATTGACAGTAATGGCTCCACAGCCTATATTCGTTCTAGCACCGATCTGTGCATCTCCTATATAGCTTAGATGTGACACTTTTGCTTCATCATCCAACTTTGCTTTTTTGATCTCTACAAAATTTCCAACCTTTACATCCGTTCCCAAGAGACTTCCCGGTCTTAATTGAGCAAACGGCCCAATTGTCGTAGAGTCACCCACCTCAGATTCAGCGATTACAGAATGCTTTATTGTTACGTTGTCGGCAATCTTACTATCTGAAATAGTACTACCGGAAGTAATGATGACATCATTACCAATTTGCGTGCTTCCCTTTAACATCACATTCGGTTCAATAATTGTGTCGCTACCGATGACTACATCCGATTCTATGTATGTCGTTAATGGATCAATAATGGTTACACCATTCATCATATGTTGTTTGTTAATTCTTAAACGTAGCGTTTGTTCTGCTATAGATAAATTATATCTATCATTAATCCCTAATGTTTCACTAAAATCTTCAGTGACATATGCTTCAACAAGTTCATTTCTTTCACGTAGTAATTTGATTACATCCGGAAGATAGTACTCGCCTTGTGCGTTGTTGTTATCGACTTGTCCAAGCAGTTCGAATAACAATGCGTTATCAAAGCAGAATGTTCCCGAACTCACTTCATTTATTAGTCGCTCTTCTATCGAAGCATCCTTCTCTTCAACAATGCGCTCTACTGCACCATGTGTATCGCGAATAATTCTACCGTAGCCAAATGGTGTATTTGTCTTAGCGGAAAGAATCGTCGCTTTTGCACCTGTTAATTCATGATGCGCAATAAATCCGGCAATTGTTTCTTCAGAGATTAATGGCGTATCTCCACAAATGACAATTGTTGTTCCTTGTTTACCTTCTAAATGTTCTGCAGCCATTTGTACAGCATGCGCAGTACCAAGTTGCTCACTTTGCATACTGAATAATGATTGATCTCGTAAAGCAGCCTTTACATCTTCGGCACCGTATCCCACAATCGTTACGATTTCAGTAACGTCTGCTTTCTTAATATTATCTATGACATGTTTCACCATCGGCTTACCACAGACAGGATGCAACACTTTGTGAAGTTTCGACTTCATTCTCGTCCCTTTACCTGCAGCGAGAATAACAGCTTGTCTTGTCATCATATGTCCTCCATTTTGAGTGATATTATAGTTTATGATAGAGCATCTTTTCTTAAGTACCCAGTCTATAATATTTTAACATATTTTTTATCTATTTAGGGCAATTTTCGGAAGGCATTGAAAGCAAATTTCGAAAGTGCCAACAATCCATTAAAAAAAAAAAGATAGGCATCTGCCTACCTTTTTTATGCTTTTAAATCTTCTGATAACGCCGTATCTGAATCAGACTCTTCTAATTGTGATGATACTTCACTTGTAGCACTATCAGCGATATCTATAGCACTTGTACCAGGTTCAACCGCTTCTGTTTCATCGTAAACCTTCATAACTGCTTCTTGAATTTCTTGTCGCATTTCGCTGTTAATAGGATGTGCGATATCACGGAATTCTCCATCAGATGTTCGTTTACTTGGCATCGCTACAAAAAGACCATTATTTCCGTCAATTACTCTCAAATCATGTATTACAAACGCTTCATCCAACGTAATGGATGCTAAAGCTTTCATCCTACTATCCGTAACCAACTTCCTCATTCTTACATCTGTGACCTTCATTCTGAATAGCCTCCTAATATAAATGTAAGTTAATGATCGTTTATAGTTTCAGGGCCACCGCTTCAATTTCAACTTTTACGTCTTTTGGTAATCTACTCACTTCAACACAGCTTCTTGCTGGTAAATGGGTATTAAAATATTCACCGTAAACTTCATTAATTAACGGAAAGTCATTCATATCACTAATAAAGATTGTCGTTTTTACCACACTATCCAAATGAGCACCGCTATCTACAAGAACGGCAGATAAGTTGTCCAGCACTTGCTTTGTTTGTTCCTGAACATCTTCACTGACTAATTCACCTTGTAATGTCAAAGGAATTTGACCGCTTGTATAAACCATATTGTTTACAACAACAGCATGACAATATGGCCCGATTGCTTCTGGCGCATTTTTAGAATAAATATTTTTCATGTTAATTTCTCCCTGCTTCAGAAAATTTGTCTAAGCAATTACCTTCTTCAACAGTAAAAGATTGATTATATTCATCTACATTAGATAATTTAACCAAAGAGGTATAGTCCTGAATTAAACGATTCTTAACTTCTTTCGATTCTACTAATACTGTTACCCCTTTTACTGTTGCTTTAAACTCATTCATTAAATTCATGACCCCTGTTATAGAGCCTCCTGCACGCATGAAATCATCAACAACCAAAACTTTCGAACCTTCAGGAAGCGTGCGCTTTGATAATACCATCGTCTCTATCTTTCTCGAAGAACCAGATACATAGTTGATAGAAACCGTAGAACCTTCCGTTACTTTGTTATCTTTTCTTATTACTACAACCGGTAAGTTTAAAATGCTGGCTACTGCATTCGCCAATGAGATTCCTTTTGTCGCTATGGTAACTACTGCATCTATTTCTTCATTCATATACATTGTAGCAATCAGTTTTCCCACTTGCCCAAGCAATCTCGGATTACCCACAACATCTGACATGAATAAATAACCTCCAGGAAGCAGTCTTTCCTCCTCCTGCAACATATTACATAATGTTCTGATCAGTCCTTCGGCTTCATCATAATACATTCTATGTCTGAACGTTACTCCACCACTCGCTCCAGCTGTTGTTGTGATAATTCCAATCTCTTCTTTTTCAAAAGTATCTTTAATAATTTGTACGTCCTCGCTAATTGAAGACTTAGCCTGTCCAAACTTTTCTACAAAGTAGGTTAATGGCACAAGCTCATTTGGATGGCTTAGCAAATAACTCGTCATGTAGACGATACGTTCACTCCTCTTAAATTTCATAAAATCCCTCATTTACGCATGATGTATGTTTAATATACCACAAATGTTCGGTTTTCCCTACCCCAGCATCCTTACCATATATACTTCTTTACAACATCCTTTTAATGCATTGACTACGCTTTTAGCTTGGCGTTCTTTTGCTGCTAATCCATATACAGTAGGTCCACTGCCGCTCATCATAGCAGCATCTGCTCCGGCTTTCATCATCGTTTCTTTAAGCATTTGAATAACAGGATGCATTTCTATCGTTACAGCTTCTAGCCTATTCCCTAAAGAGCGTATCATCTCCAGGTAATCTCCTGCTTCAATGGCACGTCTGCATTTCTCATTTTCAATCTGTTCATGTGCTTGTGATAGATCAAGTGCACTATAAACCTCTTGCGTCGATACACTGATCTCAGGTTTAGCTAAGATTACCCAGCATGAAGGTGGCTTCGGTAAATGTTCAAGTACTTCACCACGGCCTGTACATAGTGTCGTTCTTCCGTATATACAAAATGGAATATCTGACCCAATTTCACTTGACAGTTCTGCTAAAGTTTCAAGTGATAGGTTCAATTCAAACAGTTTGTTCATTCCGCGAAATGTGGCAGCAGCATCACTAGAACCTCCTGCTAGACCTGCCGCTATCGGAATTGTTTTATCGAGCGTAATCGTTACTCCGCATTTTATATTGTAACGCTCTATCATAAGTTCTGCAGCCTTATAAGCTAAGTTTCTATGATCGTTTGGCACGTATCGATGCTCTATTTTGAGTACAATTTTTTTATCTTTTCTCTTCTCAAAAGTCAGTCGATCATATAAGTCTACTGTTGTCATTATCATTTCTACTTCATGATAGCCATCATTTCTTTTATATAGTGTATCTAGTGTCAAATTTATTTTAGCTGGTGCATTCTCATAAATCATATCTCGTCCTCGCTCAATTAATTAATACAGTTATTTTATCACAATTCGATTTCTAAATTGTAGATTGATAAAGAAAATAAAAAATAAAGCATATTCTCTACGTAGAGAATATGCTTCACTAATTATTGTACAAGAAATTCTTCTTGTTGATCATTTACAAATGTAACTTGCACGTTTTCTGTTAAAACGTCCGTGTATGTATAAGACACACGCTCAAAATTATGTTGCTCCTGGTCTAGTTCGACCACGAAAACTGATGGATAAGTTTCTTTAAGCACACCACGACGCTCAATTAACTTTTTACGTCCTCCATTAGCTCTTAATACAATTCGATTACCCAACTGACAGTCAAGAATTTTTTTGATGTCTACTAATGTTTTTGGCATAATGACCCACCTCGCTATGCCCTTCATTTTAGCATTATAATGAAAAATAGTCAATAAAATTTTTAATTTTAACAATTTTATTTTCTGTTGTCAATGTTTTAAATCACCAACTCTGGATACTTTTTCATATTATTTGAAAGTTGTGCATAATCATTTAAATTAAGGCTCTCTCCACGACGTGAAGGTGCTACGCCACTTGCCTCAAGCCATTCAATAATAAGTTCTTTGTGCTCCTTACTATCTTGTATCAAGCTCATATAGTTATTTAAGATTGTCTTCCTGCGCTGGACGAAAGCACCTCTAGTTAACTTAAAGAACAACGTTTCGTCTTCAACATCTACACGAGGGCTCTCTAATGTTGTCAGCTTAACTACGAGAGAGTCTACATTCGGCGGGGGCATAAAGACACCTTTAGGAACAACCATAATACGTTTCACATCCGTATAGTACTGCACTGCAATGGATAATGAACCATACGCTTTTGTTGAAGGGATTGCAGACAAACGCTCTCCTACTTCTTTTTGCATCATCACCACGTAACTGTTAATATTCAAGTTTTTTTCCAGTAAGCCCATTAATATCGGCGTTGTAATATAATAAGGTAAATTGGCCACAACGAAAATTTCATCGCAATGATGTAGATACGTTTCTATAGCAGAAGCTACATCTGCTTTTAATATATCCTCGTTGATTACAGTTACATTATCATAAGGACTTAACGTTTCTCCTAGTATCGGTATAAGTCGCTGGTCTATTTCAAATGCTAAGACTTGTTTCGCGTGTTTTGCTAATTGTTCAGTTAAACTCCCCATTCCAGGACCAATTTCAATTACACCTGACGTCTTATCTATACCTGCAGCCTCAATTATATTTCTGATGACATTTGTATCCACAAGAAAATTCTGGCCAAGACTTTTCTTAAACTTAAACCCGTATCGATCTAATAACTGTTTCGTTCTTGTTGGTGTTGCAATATCGTTATATTCCATTATTCCTCTCCTTTATCATATAGTGCTTGCTTTACATCCTGCTCAGTTATACCGAAAGCATTGAGTCTATGAAATAATTGCTTTCCATTGCAATAACCGATTCTTAAGTACTTGCATACTTGCTTCCTTTTTTCCTTCGCATAAGGACCGATAATTAAGCCGTTATCTACTAAAAACGCTTTACTTACCGTTTCAGAAGTATAATCAAACGGCGTTGATACATGCATTAATGCATCTTGAATTGCTTCAATGGGTGCATGTTCGATACCAATCTTACCACGTTTACTTACAGCAATATCAGCATCAATAAACGCATGCTTTACTGCAGGTACATGACTTTCAATCGTCTTCCTGATTTTATTTCCTGGGTAATCAGGATCTGTAAGTACAATAACACCTCTCACTTCGGCTGCATGTCTAATCGCTTCAATGGTCTCTTCGTTAATAGCAGAACCATTCGTTTCAAGCGTATCACATTCTACTGCAAGCTTTACACGTGTTGTATCATCTTTACCTTCCACTACAATAATTTCGTTAATTTTCATATATATCTATCCTTTACTTTTATACAACTAAATATTATACGTTATATATATATAAAAGACCACGTGAGTAATACGTGGTCTTTATCGCTAAAGTTATTTAATCCCTATTTGCCATTTTAAATAATCTCTCAGCGTTAGCTGTTGTTTGTAGTGCCACCTCTTCTAATGTGATACCGCGTAGTTCCGCAATCTCTTCTGCCACCAACTTTACGTGCATCGGTTCATTACGCTTTCCACGATAAGGATGCGGTGTTAAATACGGCGCATCTGTTTCAACAAGTAGTTTATCGAGTGGTACATGCTTCGCAACTTCTTTAGGCTGTTTGGCATTTTTAAACGTTACAGGTCCCCCTAAAGAAATAACAAAGTTTAGTTTTAATACTTCATCGCAAGTTTCTGGGCTGCCACTGAAGCTATGCATTACGCCGCCAACTTCTTGGGCATTTTCTGATTTCAATATTTCAATTACATCATGAGTTGCTTCACGATTATGAATAACAATTGGAAGTTTCACTTCTTTTGCAAGTTGAATTTGTCGCTTAAATACTTCTTTTTGTATATCTTTTGGAGACTTATCCCAGTGATAATCAAGACCCATTTCACCAATCGCAACAATTTTAGGATGTTTTGAAAGTTCTTTTATCCATTCGTAATACTCATCAGTGAAATCGATAGCATCAACTGGATGCCACCCAATAACACCGTATACGAAATCATAATCCTCTATTAATTTCATTGTCCGTTTAATCGTTTTTTCATCAAATCCCACGACAATCATACGGTCTATTCCATTTTTACGTGCTCTATCAATAACTTCCTGTAAATCTTCATCATATTGGTCTGCGTTTAAATGTACATGTGTATCGATTAACACAAAATCACTCCTATTTATTTAACGATAGAACCATTTTCAATCGTGCTTGGTAAGCTTACAAGTGTTAATTGTCCATCTTTCTCAGCAGAAAGAATCATACCTTCTGATTTCTCACCACGTAGTTCTACCGCCTTTAGATTTGTAACGACTACTACTTTTTTGCCAATGATATCCTCTGGATTATAGAATTCTGCAATACCTGATACAATTTGGCGTTTTTCATTACCTAAGTCTACTTGAATTTTCAGCAGTTTCTTAGCCTTCTTCACGTAATCTGCATCAATAATTGTTGCTGCCTTTAATTCTATTTTATCGAATACATCAATTGTGATTTCACTTTTACCTTCAGCTTCATTTTTCTCAGATACAGGTGGTTGCATTGTACCTTTAATAAATTCCACTTCTGCTTCTACATCTAATCTCGGAAAAATCGGTGTCGCTTTTTCCACTACTTTAAGTTCCGTAATATGTCCATAAGTGTTTAAACTATCAAATTCATAAAGTGCATTGTCTTTTAAATTTAACTGTTCAAAGATTTTATATGGTGCTTCTGTTAAGAATGGACGTAACAATACCGCTGCAAAGCGAATATTCTCAACAAGATGATACATTACGCTCTCTAAGAGTTCTTTTTGGGACGTATCTTTAATAAGAATCCACGGTGTTGTTTCATCAATATATTTATTAGTACGTGAAATTAATTTCCATACTTCTTGTAAAGCAACTGAATACTGCATATTTTCCATCGCATTATCATAAGCTTTCTTAGTTGCTACTGCTAGATCTTCAATTTCTGCATCAACTGTATGCATTTGCCCTTTGTATCCGGTAAGGTTACCGTCAAAATATTTGTTAATCATGGCTATCGTACGGTTTACCAGATTACCGAGATCGTTGGCTAAATCAAAGTTTGTACGATCTATGAAAGCTTCCGGAGTAAATACACCATCTGATCCAAATGGCAGCTCTCTCATTAAATAATAACGAACGGCATCTAGGCCATAACGATCGATTAATATATGAGGATCCACGACATTTCCTTTAGATTTACTCATCTTGCCATCCTTCATAAGAATCCAGCCATGAGCAAAAATTTTCTTAGGAAGAGGTAAATCTAACGCCATTAATAACGCTGGCCAGATAATTGTATGGAAACGCACAATTTCTTTTGCCATAATATGTACATCAGCAGGCCAGTACTTATTAAATTCTGTCTCATCTTCAGATAAATATCCAAGCGCCGAGATATAATTCGTTAACGCATCTATCCAGACGTAAACAACATGCTTCGGATTAGATGGAACTTTAATTCCCCAATCAAATGAAGTTCGTGATACTGCTAAGTCTTCAAGACCTGGTTTAATGAAATTATTCAGCATTTCATTTTTACGTGAAACAGGCTGGATGAAGTCTGGATGTGCATCATAGTATTCAATTAAACGATCTGTATATTTACTCAACTTAAAGAAATAACTTTCCTCCTTGACAAGTTGCACCGGATGCCCAGAATCTGGACTCTTACCCCCAACAATTTTTTCTCCTTCATAAATAGGATCTACAAGTTGCGTTTCAGTATAGAACGTCTCATCAGGTACAGAGTACCAACCTTCATAGTCGCCTAGATAAATATCCCCTTGCTCCAGTAATCTCTCAAATACTTTTTCTACCACAACTTTATGTCTATCTTCTGTCGTTCTAATGAAGTCATCATTAGAGATATCTAATTTTTTCCATAGTGCTTGAATATCTGCGATGATTTCATCTAAATATTCAATTTCAGATTTACCAGCAGCTTGAGCTTTTTC
This region includes:
- a CDS encoding ribose-phosphate diphosphokinase, translated to MMNSEYKNTSLKIFALNGNKPLAEEIAKVVGIPLGKSSVKRFSDGEVQINIEESIRGCDVFIVQPTSNPVNERLMELLIMIDALKRASAETINIVMPYYGYARQDRKARSREPITAKLVADMMEKAGADRVIALDLHAPQIQGFFNIPIDHLMGVPILSDYFDAKEGIDKESIVVVSPDHGGVTRARKMADRLKAPIAIIDKRRPKPNVAEVMNIVGDINGKTAIIIDDIIDTAGTITLAAQALIDKGAKEVYACCTHPVLSGPAYQRIEDSAIKELVVTNSIILPEENKPAKIKQLSVGELLAQAIVRVYEQESVSILFD
- the pth gene encoding aminoacyl-tRNA hydrolase, whose amino-acid sequence is MKCIVGLGNIGKKYELTRHNIGFMVVDRLVESYNLELNQQKFKGLYTIAMINGEKVLLIEPMTYMNLSGEAVRPLMDYFNVSTEDLLVLYDDLDMPPGRLRLRQKGSAGGHNGIRSLIQHLGTDQFKRIRIGIGRPTGHLKVVDFVLQKFTHDEMIIMDKVIDQTIKAVEAFIAGERFENIMNQYNGDV
- the mfd gene encoding transcription-repair coupling factor; this translates as MKQIIDKLIYKDERFQDYNNAIGNKNILITGLNPSAKAMMLAESYMHHQKQMVVVTSNLYQAERLERDLVQLVNEEDVFKFPVQDIMIEEFSTKSPDLMQERIRTLTHLAKGQNGLFLIPVNGLEKLISQKETFLKYHLEITLGIDIDLVELQQRLIDMGYQKTERVTTLGEFSVRGGLIDIYPMIGEPVRIELFDTEVDSIRAFDIDSQRSLHNIDKVELSTASEFIFSAEDLKLMSDNLSEAFENTRTKIKTNVRDDLRETYETVKLNMTELFSHNILRRMVKFAYREETTIADYFKEDAIIVIDEYNRVIEAKDAAIRENSEFMESLIESGRGFIGQTFIKEGSLEALTNKHKVAYFTLFTASMTAVIDEVFKFSCKPVQQFYGQYDLMFSEFDRYRKNDFNIVVLATNDTRKEKIKSMLTDMNLPVTFNIDESKPGISTIVQGDLSEGLELPYMKLVVITERELFKLRKEKPKRTQKKLSNAEKIKSYQELNIGDYVVHTHHGVGRYLGVETLLVNKLHKDYIKIQYKGTDQLFVPVDQMSQVQKFVGSEDKDPKLNKLGGTEWKKTKARVQKNVEDIAEELLKLYQERERIEGYQFGPDTEEQENFEMDFPYEPTHDQKQSLIEIKGDMEKSKPMDRLLCGDVGYGKTEVAIRAAFKAVMDGKQVAFLVPTTILAQQHYETIIERMQDYPVEVQMMSRFRTTKEVNETKKGLKSGFVDIVVGTHKLLGKDIVYKDLGLLIVDEEQRFGVTHKEKIKALKTNVDVLTLTATPIPRTLHMSLLGVRDLSVIETPPENRFPVQTYVLEYQHNFIKEAMERELSRNGQVFYLYNRVATIYQKAEQLEMMMPDARIAVAHGQMSERELEETMLGFINGEYDILVTTTIIETGVDVPNANTLIIEDADRFGLSQLYQLRGRVGRSNRISYAYFLHAPNKVLTEVAEQRLQAIKEFTELGSGFKIAMRDLNIRGAGNLLGKQQHGFIDSVGYDLYSEMLQQAVNEKRGIKEEEAVPQLEIDVEIDAYIPAEYIREEQAKIEFYKKLRSVTTEQELIDVQDEMTDRYGEYPEAVDHLMKIVEIKVNALSFGIVQVRDTGKSIELEASEATTTKVNGERLFKATESFGRDLKIEYKDNKLTFILKKQSNWLSALVQLSHRIQEGIMMDGE
- a CDS encoding 50S ribosomal protein L25/general stress protein Ctc, whose translation is MTSLKAIIRQGKQTKGELNKIRNEGKIPAVVYGYGASNTSVKVDEPEFVKVIREVGRNGVIELGVGAKTIKVMVSDYQVDPLKNKVTHIDFLAINMKSELTVDVVINLTGEAQGVKEGGVVQQPLFQLSVTATPDEIPETIEVDVTELNIGDSIMVGDLKSGKAYTINNEDDEAIVSVVPPTVEVESEEGEAAEGEEASEEDAQGEEKAE
- a CDS encoding RidA family protein; its protein translation is MKNIYSKNAPEAIGPYCHAVVVNNMVYTSGQIPLTLQGELVSEDVQEQTKQVLDNLSAVLVDSGAHLDSVVKTTIFISDMNDFPLINEVYGEYFNTHLPARSCVEVSRLPKDVKVEIEAVALKL
- the spoVG gene encoding septation regulator SpoVG, whose translation is MKVTDVRMRKLVTDSRMKALASITLDEAFVIHDLRVIDGNNGLFVAMPSKRTSDGEFRDIAHPINSEMRQEIQEAVMKVYDETEAVEPGTSAIDIADSATSEVSSQLEESDSDTALSEDLKA
- the glmU gene encoding bifunctional UDP-N-acetylglucosamine diphosphorylase/glucosamine-1-phosphate N-acetyltransferase GlmU, which codes for MTRQAVILAAGKGTRMKSKLHKVLHPVCGKPMVKHVIDNIKKADVTEIVTIVGYGAEDVKAALRDQSLFSMQSEQLGTAHAVQMAAEHLEGKQGTTIVICGDTPLISEETIAGFIAHHELTGAKATILSAKTNTPFGYGRIIRDTHGAVERIVEEKDASIEERLINEVSSGTFCFDNALLFELLGQVDNNNAQGEYYLPDVIKLLRERNELVEAYVTEDFSETLGINDRYNLSIAEQTLRLRINKQHMMNGVTIIDPLTTYIESDVVIGSDTIIEPNVMLKGSTQIGNDVIITSGSTISDSKIADNVTIKHSVIAESEVGDSTTIGPFAQLRPGSLLGTDVKVGNFVEIKKAKLDDEAKVSHLSYIGDAQIGARTNIGCGAITVNYDGTNKFKTIVGKDAFIGCNSNLVAPVTIGDESFIAAGSTITDDVPEKSLALGRARQTTKDGYYDK